One stretch of Streptomyces sp. A2-16 DNA includes these proteins:
- a CDS encoding DUF4190 domain-containing protein has product MQLTAQATPRTGARDADGMAVASFVLGLLGLLVLNVFLGPIAIVLASVALWRGTTRRGRAYLGLGLGVADLLVLVAFMQFDSTVSWNL; this is encoded by the coding sequence ATGCAGCTCACCGCGCAGGCCACCCCCCGCACCGGCGCCCGTGACGCCGACGGCATGGCTGTGGCGTCCTTCGTCCTCGGCCTCCTCGGCCTTCTCGTCCTCAACGTCTTCCTCGGCCCGATCGCCATCGTCCTGGCCTCGGTGGCCCTGTGGCGCGGCACCACCCGCCGCGGGCGCGCCTACCTGGGCCTCGGACTCGGCGTGGCCGACCTGCTGGTCCTGGTGGCCTTCATGCAGTTCGACAGCACGGTGTCCTGGAACCTCTGA
- a CDS encoding cysteine desulfurase family protein, with protein MAYLDHAATTPMLPEAVEALSAHLGATGNASSLHASGRKARRTVEESRETLAEALGARPSEIVFTSGGTEADNLAVKGLYWSRRDADPARTRVLASPVEHHAVLDAVHWLGEHEGATVEYLPVDKHGRVHPDALREAIAQSPDDVALATVMWANNEIGTVFPVRELAGVAAEFGIPLHADAVQAFGQIPVDFGASGLAAMTVSGHKIGGPYGIGALVLGREWTPVPVLHGGGQERHVRSGTLDVPAIASFAVAGRLAAEQREWFEIEIGTLRDALVEAVRTAVPDAILGGDPAPGGRLPANAHFTFPGCEGDSLLLLLDAQGIECSTGSACTAGVAQPSHVLLATGTDPDLARGTLRFSLGHTSTEADVEAVAKAIGPAVERARAAGLT; from the coding sequence ATGGCATACCTCGACCACGCCGCGACCACCCCGATGCTTCCCGAGGCGGTCGAGGCACTCAGCGCCCACCTCGGCGCCACCGGCAACGCCTCTTCCCTCCACGCATCCGGCCGCAAGGCCCGTCGCACGGTCGAGGAATCCCGCGAGACCCTCGCGGAGGCGCTCGGCGCCCGCCCCAGCGAGATCGTCTTCACCTCCGGCGGCACGGAGGCCGACAACCTCGCCGTGAAGGGCCTGTACTGGTCCCGGCGCGACGCGGACCCCGCAAGGACGCGGGTCCTCGCGAGCCCGGTCGAACACCACGCGGTCCTCGACGCCGTCCACTGGCTCGGCGAACACGAGGGCGCCACCGTCGAGTACCTCCCCGTCGACAAGCACGGCCGGGTCCACCCCGACGCGCTGCGCGAGGCCATCGCCCAGAGCCCCGACGACGTCGCCCTGGCCACGGTCATGTGGGCCAACAACGAGATCGGCACCGTGTTTCCGGTCCGTGAACTCGCCGGCGTCGCAGCCGAGTTCGGCATCCCGCTGCACGCCGACGCCGTCCAGGCCTTCGGCCAGATCCCCGTCGACTTCGGCGCCTCCGGGCTCGCCGCGATGACGGTCTCGGGCCACAAGATCGGCGGCCCGTACGGCATCGGAGCGCTCGTCCTCGGCCGTGAATGGACCCCGGTACCCGTCCTGCACGGCGGCGGCCAGGAGCGCCACGTCCGCTCCGGCACCCTCGACGTCCCCGCCATCGCCTCCTTCGCCGTGGCCGGCCGCCTCGCCGCCGAACAGCGCGAGTGGTTCGAGATCGAGATCGGCACCCTGCGCGACGCCCTGGTCGAAGCGGTCCGTACGGCGGTCCCGGACGCGATCCTCGGCGGCGACCCGGCGCCGGGGGGCCGTCTTCCGGCCAACGCCCACTTCACCTTCCCCGGCTGCGAGGGCGACTCCCTGCTCCTCCTCCTGGACGCCCAGGGCATCGAGTGCTCCACCGGCTCCGCCTGCACCGCGGGCGTCGCCCAGCCCAGCCATGTCCTGCTGGCCACCGGCACCGACCCCGACCTGGCCCGCGGCACCCTGCGCTTCTCCCTCGGCCACACCTCCACCGAGGCCGACGTCGAGGCGGTCGCCAAGGCCATCGGCCCGGCGGTGGAACGCGCCCGCGCGGCAGGGCTGACGTAA
- a CDS encoding multicopper oxidase domain-containing protein — protein sequence MTHTTDGLGAKPEHSKESRGHKKGLHRRKFLGGMAGVGLGAVGAAGAAFSLLTEGTRSKAAAATDGTLTIPDLLEGTTSDGTTTFTLAAQTGSAEVLSGVTSTTAGYNQSFLGPTLKWTKGDTVLLNITNNLSEDTTVHFHGVHVPPKMDGGPQNAFSAGTTWSPTFTVLDEAKTLWYHPHALGTTAKQATHGLAGMIIVEDDSDTSAALPGDYGVDDIPLVFQCLAVDSAGDIKYDQSGYLSSGLSFPVLVNGENVDDTTLAFAATKTRNRFRALNASPSDIITIQRSDGGTLTQIATDQGYLAEAAEVTAIRLVAGARAEFVMDVTADVTLQVVITTGWIRGGSGTYDFLTVTAGGTDTPDDLPSTLNTIERYDTSDFTARTITLSNTGATMKINGSAGLTMSSMAMISTTLGAKEVWTITNASQLEHSFHLHDVPYQLVSINGEEPTGVDLGWYDTFEVVGGGEIVIAMEFTDFADDTYMYMLHCHLLQHEDEGMMASLMVTES from the coding sequence ATGACACACACCACAGACGGCCTGGGGGCCAAGCCCGAGCATTCCAAGGAGAGCAGAGGCCACAAGAAGGGTCTGCACCGGCGGAAGTTCCTCGGCGGAATGGCCGGGGTGGGCCTCGGCGCCGTGGGAGCGGCGGGAGCCGCCTTCTCGCTGCTGACCGAGGGCACCCGCAGCAAGGCGGCCGCCGCGACGGACGGCACCCTCACCATCCCGGACCTGCTGGAGGGCACCACGTCCGACGGCACCACCACCTTCACCCTGGCGGCACAGACCGGCAGCGCCGAAGTGCTCAGCGGGGTCACCAGCACCACCGCGGGTTACAACCAGTCGTTCCTCGGCCCCACCCTGAAGTGGACCAAGGGCGACACCGTGCTGCTGAACATCACCAACAATCTGTCCGAGGACACCACCGTCCACTTCCACGGCGTCCACGTCCCGCCCAAGATGGACGGCGGGCCGCAGAACGCCTTCTCCGCCGGGACGACCTGGTCCCCCACCTTCACGGTCCTGGACGAGGCCAAGACCCTCTGGTACCACCCGCACGCCCTGGGCACCACGGCCAAGCAGGCCACCCACGGCCTCGCCGGGATGATCATCGTGGAGGACGACTCCGACACCTCCGCCGCGCTGCCCGGCGACTACGGGGTGGACGACATCCCGCTCGTCTTCCAGTGCCTGGCCGTGGACAGCGCCGGTGACATCAAGTACGACCAGAGCGGCTACCTCAGCTCCGGCCTCAGCTTCCCGGTGCTGGTGAACGGCGAGAACGTCGACGACACCACCCTCGCCTTCGCCGCCACGAAGACCCGCAACCGCTTCCGGGCGCTCAACGCCTCGCCCTCCGACATCATCACCATCCAGCGCAGCGACGGGGGCACGCTGACCCAGATCGCCACCGACCAGGGCTATCTGGCCGAGGCGGCCGAGGTGACCGCCATCCGGCTGGTGGCCGGGGCGCGCGCCGAGTTCGTCATGGACGTCACCGCGGACGTCACCCTCCAGGTGGTCATCACGACCGGCTGGATCCGCGGCGGCTCCGGCACGTACGACTTCCTCACCGTCACGGCGGGCGGCACCGACACCCCGGACGACCTGCCGAGCACCCTCAACACCATCGAGCGGTACGACACCTCGGACTTCACGGCCCGCACCATCACGCTCAGCAACACGGGCGCGACGATGAAGATCAACGGTTCGGCCGGGCTCACCATGTCCAGCATGGCCATGATCAGCACCACGCTGGGCGCGAAGGAGGTCTGGACGATCACCAACGCGAGTCAGCTGGAGCACTCGTTCCATCTGCACGACGTGCCCTATCAGCTCGTCTCCATCAACGGCGAGGAGCCCACCGGGGTCGATCTCGGCTGGTACGACACGTTCGAGGTGGTCGGCGGCGGGGAGATCGTGATCGCGATGGAGTTCACGGACTTCGCCGACGACACGTACATGTACATGCTCCACTGCCATCTGCTCCAGCACGAGGACGAGGGGATGATGGCCTCCCTCATGGTCACGGAGAGCTGA
- a CDS encoding peptidoglycan recognition family protein produces MGAKPASEDGDRRIGRRALLVGGTAAAVGSAVLARDELARLWWRAPGVEKPRVEGAVDFGGARWVAASEANWRRADRPDDYGIDMVVIHVTQGSFASAVKVFQDPGHGAAAHYIVGKDGRITQMIRELDVAYHAGNRSYNERSVGIEHEGFVDRPEDFTDRMYAASARLTARICVRYDIPVDREHIIGHVEVPGTDHTDPGEHWDWDRYMKLVRQARQAPAQV; encoded by the coding sequence ATGGGGGCGAAACCAGCATCCGAGGACGGCGACCGGCGCATCGGTCGCCGCGCTCTGCTCGTCGGCGGGACGGCCGCCGCCGTGGGCTCGGCCGTGCTCGCCCGGGACGAGCTGGCGCGGCTGTGGTGGCGGGCGCCGGGAGTGGAGAAGCCGCGGGTCGAGGGCGCGGTCGACTTCGGCGGCGCGCGGTGGGTGGCGGCCTCGGAAGCGAACTGGCGGCGCGCGGACCGGCCCGACGACTACGGCATAGACATGGTGGTCATCCATGTCACCCAGGGCAGTTTCGCGAGCGCGGTCAAGGTGTTCCAGGACCCGGGGCACGGCGCGGCGGCGCACTACATCGTCGGCAAGGACGGCCGCATCACGCAGATGATCCGCGAGCTGGACGTGGCGTACCACGCGGGCAACCGCTCCTACAACGAACGCAGTGTGGGCATCGAGCACGAGGGATTCGTCGACCGGCCCGAGGACTTCACGGACCGGATGTACGCGGCCTCGGCCCGGCTCACGGCCCGGATATGCGTGCGGTACGACATCCCCGTCGACCGCGAGCACATCATCGGCCATGTCGAGGTGCCGGGGACGGACCACACCGACCCGGGCGAACACTGGGACTGGGACCGGTACATGAAGCTGGTGCGGCAGGCGCGGCAGGCCCCCGCGCAGGTATGA
- the mnmA gene encoding tRNA 2-thiouridine(34) synthase MnmA gives MTDTTPRPLRVLAAMSGGVDSAVAAARAAEAGHDVTGVHLALSANPQSFRTGARGCCTIEDSRDARRAADVIGIPFYVWDLADRFREDVVEDFVAEYEAGRTPNPCLRCNEKIKFAALLDKALALGFDAVCTGHYAKVVTLADGSRELHRASDMAKDQSYVLGVLDEKQLAHALFPLGDTVTTKDEIRAEAERRGLAVAKKPDSHDICFIADGDTQGFLASRLGRAEGDIVDEAGAKIGTHEGAYGFTIGQRKGLRIGTPAADGKPRYVLDISPVNNTVTVGPAAALDVTALSAIKPRWCGAAPTGPGTYTAQLRAHGGETEVTAELVDGRLRVSFAEPVRGVAPGQAIVLYDGTRVVGSATIASTVRATAGVS, from the coding sequence ATGACTGACACCACGCCGCGCCCCCTTCGTGTACTCGCCGCCATGTCCGGCGGAGTGGACTCCGCCGTCGCCGCCGCCCGCGCCGCCGAGGCCGGCCATGACGTGACCGGCGTCCACCTCGCGCTCTCCGCGAACCCCCAATCGTTCCGCACCGGCGCGCGTGGCTGCTGCACCATCGAGGACTCACGCGACGCCCGCCGCGCCGCCGACGTCATCGGCATCCCGTTCTACGTCTGGGACCTCGCCGACCGCTTCCGCGAGGACGTCGTCGAGGACTTCGTCGCCGAGTACGAGGCCGGCCGCACGCCCAACCCCTGTCTGCGCTGCAACGAGAAGATCAAGTTCGCCGCGCTCCTCGACAAGGCGCTGGCGCTGGGCTTCGACGCGGTGTGCACCGGTCACTACGCGAAGGTGGTCACGCTCGCGGACGGCTCCCGGGAGCTGCACCGCGCCTCCGACATGGCGAAGGATCAGTCGTACGTCCTCGGGGTCCTGGACGAGAAGCAGCTGGCGCACGCCCTGTTCCCGCTCGGTGACACCGTCACCACCAAGGACGAGATCCGCGCCGAGGCCGAGCGCCGGGGCCTCGCCGTCGCCAAGAAGCCCGACTCGCACGACATCTGCTTCATCGCCGACGGCGACACCCAAGGCTTCCTCGCCTCGCGCCTCGGCAGGGCGGAGGGCGACATCGTCGACGAGGCGGGCGCGAAGATCGGCACCCACGAGGGCGCGTACGGCTTCACGATCGGCCAGCGCAAGGGGCTGCGCATCGGCACCCCGGCAGCCGACGGCAAGCCGCGCTACGTCCTCGACATCTCGCCGGTGAACAACACGGTGACGGTCGGCCCGGCCGCTGCCCTGGACGTCACGGCCCTGAGCGCGATCAAGCCCCGCTGGTGCGGCGCGGCCCCGACCGGCCCCGGCACCTACACCGCCCAGCTCCGCGCCCACGGCGGCGAGACCGAGGTGACGGCGGAGCTGGTGGACGGCCGGCTGCGCGTGTCCTTCGCGGAGCCCGTCCGCGGGGTGGCCCCCGGCCAGGCGATCGTCCTGTACGACGGCACGCGCGTGGTGGGGTCGGCGACGATCGCGTCGACGGTACGGGCCACGGCGGGCGTGTCCTGA
- a CDS encoding alpha/beta hydrolase has product MDKKTLSRDGTPIAYERTGQGPAVILVSGAMSTGGTVAPLAVPLSERFDVLVYDRRGRGRSGDTAPYAVAREVEDLASVIEAVGGEACLCGISSGGALVLEAAASGLPVRRVAVYETPFADFLDGGAELNAEYTRGLEAALAEGRRGDAVELFLRLTGMGEQMIQGARQSPMWPGMESVAPTLAYDNAVMAGGLVPRERLAAITVPVLAVAGGASPEWMREGTRAVAEAAPMGSYRVLEGQTHMVDPTALAPVLTEFFAD; this is encoded by the coding sequence ATGGACAAGAAGACCCTCTCGCGCGACGGCACGCCGATCGCGTACGAACGCACCGGGCAGGGCCCGGCCGTCATCCTCGTCAGCGGCGCGATGTCCACGGGCGGCACGGTCGCGCCCCTGGCCGTGCCGCTGTCCGAGCGGTTCGACGTCCTCGTGTACGACCGCCGGGGCCGCGGCCGGAGCGGTGACACGGCCCCCTACGCGGTGGCCCGTGAGGTGGAGGACCTCGCCTCCGTCATCGAGGCGGTCGGCGGCGAGGCGTGCCTGTGCGGCATCTCGTCCGGCGGTGCGCTGGTCCTGGAGGCCGCGGCGAGCGGACTGCCGGTGCGCCGGGTCGCCGTGTACGAGACGCCGTTCGCGGACTTCCTGGACGGCGGCGCCGAGCTCAACGCCGAGTACACCCGGGGTCTCGAGGCGGCACTCGCGGAGGGGCGACGCGGGGACGCGGTGGAGCTGTTCCTGCGGCTCACCGGCATGGGCGAGCAGATGATCCAGGGCGCCCGCCAGTCCCCCATGTGGCCCGGCATGGAGTCCGTCGCACCGACGCTCGCCTACGACAACGCGGTCATGGCCGGCGGTCTCGTCCCCCGGGAGCGGCTGGCCGCGATCACCGTCCCGGTGCTGGCCGTCGCGGGCGGCGCGAGCCCCGAGTGGATGCGCGAGGGCACCCGGGCGGTCGCGGAGGCGGCCCCGATGGGCTCGTACCGCGTCCTGGAGGGCCAGACCCACATGGTCGACCCGACGGCCCTGGCACCGGTACTGACGGAGTTCTTCGCCGACTGA
- a CDS encoding DUF427 domain-containing protein — MAEGHTITIEQADQHVRVVHGDQVLAESARPLILRETGCPARYYLPAEDVRLDLLTPSDTHTYCPFKGTASYWSLPDAPDLVWSYPEPKPAVAEIKDHLCFYEVDVS; from the coding sequence ATGGCCGAAGGACACACGATCACCATCGAGCAAGCCGACCAGCACGTGCGCGTGGTGCACGGCGACCAGGTCCTCGCGGAGAGCGCCCGCCCGCTGATCCTCAGGGAGACGGGCTGCCCCGCGCGGTACTACCTCCCCGCCGAGGACGTACGGCTCGACCTGCTGACCCCCTCCGACACCCACACCTACTGCCCCTTCAAGGGGACCGCGTCCTACTGGTCCCTGCCGGACGCACCCGACCTGGTGTGGTCCTATCCCGAGCCGAAGCCCGCCGTCGCCGAGATCAAGGACCACCTCTGTTTCTACGAGGTCGACGTGTCCTGA
- a CDS encoding TIGR00730 family Rossman fold protein: MRICVFLSAADLDDRYTRPAREFAKLLGKGGHTLVWGGSDVGLMKVVADGVQEAGGRLVGVSVEFLASKVRPGVDEMVITKDLAERKRLLLEKADAVVIMVGGTGTLDEATEILELKKHGHTEKPVVLLNTAGFYDGLKEQFRRMEDEGFLPRPLTELVFFAEEPVGALAYLEESLGTP; the protein is encoded by the coding sequence ATGCGAATCTGCGTCTTCCTCTCCGCCGCCGACCTCGACGACCGTTACACCCGCCCCGCGCGGGAGTTCGCGAAGCTGCTGGGCAAGGGCGGCCACACCCTGGTGTGGGGCGGCTCGGACGTGGGCCTGATGAAGGTGGTCGCGGACGGCGTGCAGGAGGCGGGCGGACGGCTCGTCGGGGTCTCCGTGGAGTTCCTGGCGTCCAAGGTCCGTCCGGGCGTCGACGAGATGGTGATCACCAAGGACCTCGCCGAACGCAAGAGGCTGCTCCTGGAGAAGGCCGACGCCGTGGTGATCATGGTGGGCGGCACGGGCACGCTCGACGAGGCGACCGAGATCCTGGAGCTGAAGAAGCACGGGCACACCGAGAAGCCGGTCGTGCTGCTGAACACCGCGGGTTTCTACGACGGGTTGAAGGAACAGTTCCGGCGGATGGAGGACGAGGGCTTCCTGCCCCGCCCCCTCACCGAGCTGGTGTTCTTCGCGGAGGAGCCGGTCGGGGCGCTGGCGTACCTGGAGGAGTCGCTCGGTACGCCGTGA
- a CDS encoding SDR family oxidoreductase — protein MATHVITGAGSGIGAAVARRLHARGDELVLHARDAGRAKELAAQFPGARTLVGDLADPDKLSWAFSHQSLPDRVESLLHIAGVVDLGPVGDLTPKAWRHQLNVNLVSPAELTRHFLPQLRAARGHVVFVNSGAGLNAHADWSAYAASKHGLKALADSLRHEEHANGVRVTSVYPGRTASPMQAKVHQQEGKDYDPSRWIDPESVATTILTAIDLPRDAEINDLTVRPGR, from the coding sequence ATGGCTACACATGTGATCACCGGAGCGGGCTCCGGCATCGGCGCGGCGGTGGCCCGGCGGCTGCACGCGCGCGGGGACGAACTCGTGCTGCACGCGCGTGACGCGGGCCGTGCGAAGGAGCTGGCGGCGCAGTTCCCGGGAGCCCGGACGCTGGTCGGTGACCTGGCCGACCCGGACAAGCTGAGCTGGGCCTTCTCGCACCAGTCGCTGCCGGACCGGGTGGAGTCCCTGCTGCACATCGCGGGCGTGGTCGACCTCGGCCCGGTGGGCGACCTGACCCCGAAGGCCTGGCGCCACCAGCTGAACGTCAACCTGGTCTCCCCGGCCGAGCTGACCCGCCACTTCCTGCCCCAGCTCCGGGCGGCCCGGGGCCATGTGGTGTTCGTGAACTCGGGCGCGGGCCTGAACGCGCACGCCGACTGGTCCGCGTACGCCGCCTCCAAGCACGGCCTGAAGGCCCTGGCGGACTCCCTGCGCCACGAGGAGCACGCGAACGGCGTCCGCGTCACCTCGGTCTACCCCGGCCGCACGGCGAGCCCCATGCAGGCCAAGGTCCACCAGCAGGAGGGCAAGGACTACGACCCCTCGCGGTGGATCGACCCGGAGTCGGTCGCGACGACGATCCTGACGGCGATCGACCTCCCGCGCGACGCGGAGATCAACGACCTGACGGTCCGCCCTGGTCGCTGA